A stretch of the Sphingobacterium thalpophilum genome encodes the following:
- a CDS encoding trigger factor has protein sequence MNISHENVDAINAVINVALAPEDYNPQVDKEIKAQAKKAKLPGFRPGQVPPGHIRRTYGKSILFDEINKLVNEKITNYIAENKLEVLGQPLPLEDDAQYNWDFKDNFNFKYEIGLAPAFELPFTAETEFTAYEIKADEETLADRIKNLRRSYGKMTNPEVSEEGDVLYATLKQDKEDGLEKTTSIRTDIVEDAKIKKSLVGLKKDDTVKIDVKKAFKTEDLARILGISEEEAAALDVTKFELTVKNINRLEEADLNQEFFDKLFAEGEVTEEAQFTEKVKEEVENLFKQNSDQKLRNDMYTFGMEKVDVTFPEEFLKKWLKATNPSISDEELNEGFADFLNNLKWTIIENRVVTENGLEVKYDEVINLAKERIYAQIKMYNINEEPSDEQLNQFAIQLLQDREQGNRLFEEAKALKVFDHLKGLVKLNSSEIEYKEFEKLA, from the coding sequence ATGAATATTTCACACGAGAATGTAGATGCAATCAATGCGGTAATCAATGTCGCATTAGCACCTGAAGATTATAATCCTCAAGTCGACAAAGAGATTAAGGCACAAGCTAAGAAAGCAAAGTTGCCGGGTTTCCGTCCGGGTCAGGTTCCTCCGGGACATATTAGACGTACGTATGGTAAGTCTATTTTATTTGATGAGATCAATAAATTGGTGAATGAAAAAATCACGAATTATATCGCTGAGAATAAACTGGAAGTATTAGGTCAACCTCTTCCTTTGGAAGACGATGCTCAATATAACTGGGATTTTAAAGACAATTTCAACTTTAAATATGAGATTGGTCTGGCTCCTGCGTTTGAGTTGCCATTTACTGCTGAGACGGAATTCACTGCTTACGAAATCAAAGCTGATGAAGAAACTTTGGCAGACCGTATCAAAAACTTACGTCGTAGCTACGGAAAAATGACGAATCCCGAAGTCTCGGAAGAGGGCGACGTATTGTATGCTACATTAAAGCAAGATAAGGAAGATGGTTTAGAAAAAACGACTTCTATCCGTACTGATATTGTTGAAGATGCAAAAATCAAAAAATCTTTAGTAGGTCTTAAAAAAGATGATACGGTAAAGATTGATGTGAAAAAAGCTTTCAAAACTGAAGATCTGGCACGTATCTTAGGTATCAGTGAAGAAGAAGCTGCTGCTTTGGATGTCACGAAATTTGAATTGACTGTTAAAAACATCAACCGTTTAGAGGAAGCTGATCTTAATCAGGAGTTTTTCGATAAATTATTTGCAGAAGGTGAAGTGACAGAAGAGGCACAGTTCACTGAGAAAGTAAAAGAAGAGGTAGAAAACTTATTTAAACAGAATTCAGATCAGAAATTACGTAATGATATGTATACTTTTGGTATGGAAAAAGTTGACGTAACTTTCCCTGAGGAATTCTTGAAAAAATGGTTGAAAGCAACAAACCCAAGTATTTCTGACGAAGAATTAAATGAAGGTTTTGCGGATTTTCTGAACAACCTGAAATGGACAATCATTGAAAACCGTGTTGTTACTGAAAATGGTCTTGAAGTTAAATATGATGAGGTGATCAATTTAGCGAAAGAACGCATTTATGCGCAGATCAAGATGTACAATATTAACGAAGAACCTTCTGATGAACAACTGAATCAATTTGCCATCCAGTTGTTACAGGACAGAGAGCAAGGAAACCGTCTGTTTGAGGAAGCTAAAGCATTGAAAGTATTTGATCACTTAAAAGGCTTGGTAAAATTAAACAGTAGCGAAATTGAGTATAAAGAGTTCGAAAAATTGGCATAA